In the Streptomyces fradiae ATCC 10745 = DSM 40063 genome, one interval contains:
- a CDS encoding WhiB family transcriptional regulator, which yields MADFSRLPGPNADLWDWQLLAACRGVDSSLFFHPEGERGAARSARENSAKEVCMRCPVRAECAAHALAVREPYGVWGGLTEDEREELMGRARTRLVTSSTAGHH from the coding sequence ATGGCAGATTTCTCCCGCCTTCCCGGACCCAACGCCGACCTGTGGGACTGGCAGTTGCTCGCGGCCTGCCGGGGGGTCGACAGTTCGCTGTTCTTCCACCCGGAGGGAGAGCGCGGCGCGGCACGGAGCGCGCGTGAGAACTCGGCGAAGGAGGTCTGCATGCGCTGCCCGGTGCGCGCGGAGTGCGCGGCCCACGCGCTGGCCGTGCGCGAGCCCTACGGCGTATGGGGCGGCCTCACGGAGGACGAGCGCGAGGAGCTCATGGGCCGGGCGCGCACCCGGCTGGTCACCTCGTCGACGGCGGGACACCACTGA
- a CDS encoding response regulator transcription factor gives MTSVLVCDDSPLAREALRRAVATVPGVERVTTAANGEEVLRRWGADRSDLILMDVRMPGLGGVETVRRLLSADPGARIIMLTVAEDLDGVALAVAAGARGYLHKDASRAELRATVTQALADPTWRLAPRRLRSAEMGAAPTLTAREIQVLEGMSHGRSNAEIGRELFLSEDTVKTHARRLFKKLGASDRAHAVALGFRWGLVR, from the coding sequence ATGACATCCGTTCTCGTCTGCGACGACTCCCCGCTTGCCCGAGAAGCGCTCCGCCGCGCCGTCGCCACCGTGCCCGGTGTCGAGCGCGTCACGACGGCGGCCAACGGCGAGGAAGTCCTCCGCCGCTGGGGCGCCGACCGCTCGGACCTGATCCTGATGGACGTGCGCATGCCCGGCCTGGGCGGGGTGGAGACCGTCCGCCGGCTGCTCTCGGCCGACCCCGGCGCGCGGATCATCATGCTCACGGTCGCCGAGGACCTCGACGGCGTCGCCCTCGCCGTCGCCGCCGGCGCCCGCGGCTACCTGCACAAGGACGCCTCGCGCGCGGAGCTGCGGGCCACGGTCACCCAGGCCCTCGCCGACCCGACCTGGCGGCTCGCCCCGCGGCGGCTGCGCTCGGCCGAGATGGGCGCGGCGCCGACGCTCACGGCCCGGGAGATCCAGGTGCTGGAGGGCATGAGCCACGGCCGGTCCAACGCCGAGATCGGGCGCGAGCTGTTCCTCTCCGAGGACACGGTCAAGACCCACGCCCGCCGCCTGTTCAAGAAGCTCGGCGCCTCCGACCGGGCCCACGCGGTCGCGCTCGGGTTCCGCTGGGGCCTGGTGCGGTAG
- a CDS encoding sigma-70 family RNA polymerase sigma factor, which produces MRDDQTPAPPTPPAGPGAIGSLVHRAVEGDEQATHDLLAHVHPLALRYCRTRLSRLPGDARHFVEDLAQEVCVAVLMALPRYKDTGRPFEAFVFAIAGHKVADLQRAAMRHPGSTAVPSDEMPERPDDSLGPEERALLSDDAEWARRLLANLPDHQRELLVLRVAVGLTAEETGQMLGMSPGAVRVAQHRALSRLRALAGQ; this is translated from the coding sequence ATGCGCGACGACCAGACGCCGGCCCCCCCGACGCCCCCCGCCGGGCCGGGGGCGATCGGGTCGCTCGTGCACCGCGCGGTGGAGGGCGACGAGCAGGCCACGCACGACCTCCTGGCCCACGTCCACCCCCTGGCCCTGCGCTACTGCCGCACGCGGCTGAGCCGGCTCCCCGGCGACGCCCGCCACTTCGTGGAGGACCTGGCGCAGGAGGTCTGCGTCGCCGTCCTCATGGCCCTGCCCCGCTACAAGGACACGGGCCGCCCGTTCGAGGCGTTCGTCTTCGCCATCGCCGGGCACAAGGTCGCCGACCTCCAGCGCGCCGCCATGCGGCACCCCGGCTCGACCGCCGTGCCCTCCGACGAGATGCCCGAGCGCCCCGACGACTCCCTCGGCCCCGAGGAGCGCGCCCTCCTCAGCGACGACGCCGAATGGGCCCGGCGCCTGCTCGCCAACCTCCCGGACCACCAGCGGGAGCTGCTCGTGCTGCGCGTCGCCGTCGGGCTCACCGCCGAGGAGACCGGGCAGATGCTCGGCATGTCCCCCGGAGCCGTCCGGGTCGCCCAGCACCGCGCGCTCAGCCGCCTGCGCGCCCTGGCCGGCCAGTAG